One genomic region from Gadus morhua chromosome 9, gadMor3.0, whole genome shotgun sequence encodes:
- the rps13 gene encoding small ribosomal subunit protein uS15 yields the protein MGRMHAPGKGLSQSALPYRRSVPTWLKLTSDDVKEQIFKLAKKGLTPSQIGVILRDSHGVAQVRFVTGNKILRILKSKGLAPDLPEDLYHLIKKAVAVRKHLERNRKDRDAKFRLILVESRIHRLARYYKTKRVLAPNWKYESSTASALVA from the exons ATGGGTCGCATGCACGCTCCCGG AAAGGGCTTGTCCCAGTCTGCTCTGCCGTACAGGCGCAGTGTTCCCACT TGGCTGAAACTAACATCTGATGATGTAAAGGAGCAGATCTTCAAGCTGGCCAAAAAGGGTCTGACTCCATCTCAGATCG GTGTGATTCTGAGGGATTCCCACGGTGTGGCCCAGGTGCGTTTCGTCACAGGAAACAAGATCTTGAGGATCCTGAAGTCCAAGGGCCTGGCCCCGGACCTCCCAGAGGACCTCTACCACCTCATCAAGAAGGCTGTGGCAGTCAGGAAGCATCTTGAGAGGAACAGAAAG GACAGGGATGCCAAGTTCCGGCTCATTCTGGTGGAAAGCAGGATCCACAGGCTGGCCCGCTACTACAAGACCAAGAGAGTACTGGCCCCCAACTGGAAGTA CGAGTCCTCTACAGCTTCTGCTCTGGTGGCATAA